One genomic segment of Fundulus heteroclitus isolate FHET01 chromosome 10, MU-UCD_Fhet_4.1, whole genome shotgun sequence includes these proteins:
- the stx4 gene encoding syntaxin-4: protein MRDRTKELGNKAEASDDDEEGKALMIKPGTSSAKEDKENDAFFKKVQEIHDGLQSLRKMVSDLENKQKTVLGVALPEESMKKELQTLRDEIKTLAGQIQRKLKSIEPKKGDDDGKYIPINVRMQRTQHGVLSKEFVELMGHCNTIQAQYRDRNVERIQRQLKITGTNVTDEELDTMLESGQTDVFTQNILIDAKATKQALNEIESRHDEILKLEKSIRDLHDMFQYLAMEVEAQGEMVDRIENNILQSKNYVEKAKDNVAQAVTYQNRARKKKIWIAICLAILILIIVIAVVTAFV from the exons ATGCGGGACCGAACAAAAGAACTGGGAAAC AAGGCCGAGGCGTCAGATGACGACGAAGAGGGCAAAGCGCTGATGATCAAACCGGGAACGTCTTCGGCCAAAGAGGACAAGGAGAACGACGCTTTCTTCAAGAAG GTGCAGGAAATCCACGATGGGCTGCAGAGTCTCAGAAAGATGGTCAGCGACCTGGAGAACAAGCAGAAAACGGTGCTGGGCGTGGCGCTCCCTGAAGAGA GCATGAAGAAGGAGCTCCAAACTCTTCGGGACGAGATCAAGACGTTGGCGGGCCAGATCCAGAGGAAGCTGAAGA GTATTGAGCCTAAAAAGGGAGACGACGATGGCAAATATATTCCAATCAATGTTCGGATGCAGCGCACTCAG CACGGTGTCCTGTCCAAGGAGTTTGTGGAGCTGATGGGCCACTGCAACACCATCCAGGCCCAGTACCGGGACCGCAACGTGGAGCGAATACAGCGGCAGCTGAAGATCA CCGGCACCAACGTGACGGACGAGGAGCTGGACACGATGCTGGAAAGCGGCCAGACGGACGTCTTCACTCAGAAT ATCCTGATCGACGCCAAGGCCACGAAGCAGGCCCTGAACGAGATCGAGTCCAGACACGACGAGATCCTGAAGCTGGAGAAGAGCATCAGAGACCTGCACGACATGTTCCAGTACCTCGCCATGGAGGTGGAGGCCCAG GGGGAAATGGTCGACAGGATCGAAAACAACATCCTCCAGTCTAAGAACTACGTGGAGAAAGCAAAGGATAACGTAGCACAGGCCGTCACGTACCAGAACAGAGCCCGCAAG AAAAAGATCTGGATTGCCATCTGCTTGGCCATCCTCATCCTCATCATAGTCATCGCAGTGGTCACCGCTTTCGTCTAG